Proteins found in one Paenibacillus borealis genomic segment:
- a CDS encoding ABC transporter ATP-binding protein, which produces MKQRPVPFQAGSAAADEPLLQIRELKTQLHTERGRVPAVDGVSFEVGKGEVVGIVGESGCGKSATAQSVLRLFDEKRLAGYEGEIRYNGIDLLKLTPKQMRSVRGNEISMIFQDPLSSLNPVHTIGEQIVETLRLHRPIGKKEAWTKAVELLRLTGIPAPERRAREYPHQLSGGMRQRVMIAIALACEPQLLIADEPTTALDVTIQAQILELILDLNRRMGMSVMLITHDLGVVAEACSRVVVMYLGQVVESGNVRTLFEKPLHPYTIGLMQSVPRLDGDRSQELAAVPGSVPALDQLPQGCRFAPRCFYADDKCRSAMPELAALQGSDTLVRCWHAGKLSGMEA; this is translated from the coding sequence CTGAAACAGCGTCCTGTTCCGTTTCAAGCGGGTTCCGCCGCGGCGGATGAGCCGCTTCTGCAGATTAGAGAGCTTAAGACTCAGCTCCATACGGAACGCGGCCGGGTACCGGCAGTGGATGGAGTATCGTTCGAGGTGGGCAAAGGAGAGGTCGTAGGAATCGTCGGGGAATCCGGGTGCGGCAAAAGCGCCACTGCCCAGTCCGTACTGCGGCTATTCGACGAGAAAAGGCTTGCTGGCTACGAAGGGGAGATTCGCTACAACGGCATTGACCTGCTTAAGCTCACCCCTAAACAGATGCGCAGTGTCCGCGGCAATGAAATCTCTATGATCTTTCAGGACCCGCTCAGCTCGCTGAACCCGGTTCACACCATCGGAGAGCAGATCGTCGAGACGCTGCGGCTGCACCGGCCCATTGGCAAAAAAGAAGCCTGGACGAAGGCCGTAGAGCTGCTGCGGCTAACCGGTATTCCTGCTCCCGAACGGAGAGCACGCGAATATCCCCATCAGCTCTCAGGCGGCATGCGCCAACGCGTCATGATTGCCATCGCTCTTGCCTGCGAGCCGCAGCTGCTCATTGCCGATGAGCCGACGACAGCACTGGACGTAACCATTCAAGCGCAGATTCTGGAGCTGATCTTAGACCTTAACCGCAGAATGGGCATGAGCGTCATGCTCATCACCCATGACCTCGGCGTCGTGGCCGAAGCCTGCAGCCGGGTCGTTGTCATGTACCTTGGCCAGGTGGTCGAGAGCGGCAACGTCCGGACCCTGTTCGAGAAGCCGCTTCACCCTTACACGATCGGGCTGATGCAGTCGGTTCCCCGACTGGACGGAGACCGCTCACAAGAGCTGGCTGCCGTGCCGGGAAGTGTCCCCGCCCTTGATCAGCTTCCGCAAGGCTGCCGGTTCGCGCCGCGCTGCTTCTATGCGGATGACAAGTGCCGGTCCGCTATGCCTGAACTTGCTGCTCTGCAGGGCAGCGATACCCTGGTCAGATGCTGGCATGCCGGCAAGCTGAGCGGAATGGAGGCCTAA
- a CDS encoding ABC transporter ATP-binding protein: MITTTLKHKELAAEPLLRVNNLKKYYSAANQAGFRHSVVKAVDGVSFDLREGETYGLVGESGCGKSTLGKSLLRLTEPTEGEAVYQGVDLFKQPRKAFQTYRRELQMVFQDPFSSLNPRQIIGQALEEALAIHRIGTPKERTLHAMEMLHTVGLQMEHYYRLPHELSGGQRQRIGLARALILNPRIVICDEPVSALDVIIQSQIINLMRRLQAELKLTYLFIAHDIAVVRHISDRIGIMYLGKLVEEADTDSLFANPLHPYTQVLLSAVPVPDPAARRQRIILEGDLPSPLDPPSGCAFHTRCPYAMDRCRTETPVQREAAEGHFAACHLI, encoded by the coding sequence ATGATAACAACAACGCTAAAACACAAGGAGCTAGCGGCCGAGCCGCTTCTGCGGGTCAACAACCTGAAGAAATATTACTCCGCCGCAAATCAGGCAGGCTTCCGCCATTCCGTGGTCAAGGCCGTCGACGGTGTCTCCTTTGACCTTCGGGAAGGTGAGACGTACGGACTGGTCGGGGAATCCGGCTGCGGCAAGAGCACGCTTGGCAAATCGCTGCTCCGATTGACAGAGCCTACAGAGGGAGAAGCGGTCTATCAGGGGGTCGATCTGTTCAAGCAGCCGCGCAAAGCATTTCAGACCTACCGCCGTGAGCTGCAGATGGTGTTCCAGGACCCCTTCTCCTCTCTGAATCCCCGCCAGATTATCGGCCAGGCACTGGAGGAGGCACTGGCCATTCACCGCATCGGTACGCCAAAAGAGCGGACCCTGCATGCGATGGAGATGCTCCACACCGTTGGCTTGCAGATGGAGCACTATTACCGGCTGCCCCACGAGCTGTCCGGCGGACAGCGGCAGCGGATTGGCCTTGCCCGGGCGCTCATCCTTAATCCGCGGATCGTCATCTGTGACGAGCCCGTATCCGCACTCGATGTCATTATCCAATCGCAGATCATTAACCTGATGCGCCGGCTGCAGGCCGAGCTGAAGCTCACTTATCTGTTCATCGCCCACGACATTGCTGTCGTCCGGCACATCTCAGACCGCATCGGGATTATGTACCTTGGCAAGCTGGTTGAGGAGGCGGATACAGACAGCCTGTTCGCGAACCCGCTCCATCCGTACACACAAGTCCTGCTCTCGGCTGTCCCCGTACCGGACCCGGCAGCACGGCGCCAGCGCATCATTCTGGAGGGCGACCTTCCTTCACCGCTGGACCCGCCCTCCGGCTGCGCCTTCCATACCCGCTGTCCGTACGCCATGGACCGGTGCCGCACCGAGACACCGGTCCAGAGGGAAGCGGCCGAGGGCCATTTTGCCGCATGCCATTTGATTTAG
- a CDS encoding LLM class flavin-dependent oxidoreductase has product MKKIHLGVFEVNSVNHLTQGIWAHPDQQRVHYSKIEYWKNIAQLLERGKFDFMFFADTYGYPKQRTEMAFREATGLPGNDPMMLIPALAMVTKNLAFTMTTSTSYEAPYSNARRFSSLDHVTNGRIGWNVVTTSNKSAADLFGREELFLPHDERYDMADEYMSLSYKLFEGSWEDDAVLIDRENRVFTDPAKVHKIVHEGKYFKLTGYHGTEPSPQRTPVIFQAGSSNRGRAFAAKHAEGIFLKAPTIEVLRDQISDIRRRAAEYGRDPSAVKVFTGLSVVVGRTREEAERKHAEYLSYQSKEATLSSYANVTGIDLTRLDPDSYFENIHTEMGQTHTDRFTKHSKTKKTVREVTEDFLEKGFRGLTVIGTPEEVADKMQYWVEETDLDGFNLEPYILPASYEDFIDLVVPVLQRRGFFKEEYEEGTFRERLFGKGASRLPDHHPGAEFRDPSRLTQE; this is encoded by the coding sequence ATGAAAAAGATCCATCTCGGCGTATTCGAGGTCAACAGTGTCAACCATCTTACCCAGGGGATCTGGGCACATCCTGACCAGCAGCGCGTCCATTACAGCAAGATTGAGTACTGGAAGAATATCGCCCAGCTGCTGGAGAGAGGCAAGTTCGACTTCATGTTCTTCGCCGATACGTACGGCTACCCGAAGCAGCGGACGGAGATGGCCTTCCGGGAGGCAACCGGGTTGCCCGGAAATGACCCGATGATGCTTATTCCCGCGCTCGCCATGGTTACCAAGAATCTGGCATTCACCATGACGACCTCGACCAGCTACGAAGCCCCCTACTCGAATGCGCGTCGCTTCTCCTCGCTTGACCATGTTACAAACGGCCGGATTGGCTGGAATGTCGTGACCACCAGCAACAAGTCTGCTGCTGATCTGTTCGGGCGCGAGGAGCTGTTCCTGCCCCATGACGAGCGTTATGATATGGCGGATGAATATATGAGCCTCAGCTACAAGCTGTTCGAGGGCAGCTGGGAGGATGATGCCGTGCTGATCGACCGCGAGAACCGCGTATTCACTGACCCGGCCAAAGTGCACAAAATCGTTCATGAAGGCAAATACTTCAAGCTTACCGGCTATCACGGGACCGAGCCTTCCCCGCAGCGGACACCGGTTATCTTTCAGGCGGGCAGCTCGAACCGGGGCCGCGCCTTCGCTGCCAAGCATGCCGAGGGCATCTTCCTGAAAGCGCCGACCATTGAAGTACTGCGGGATCAGATCAGCGACATCCGCCGCAGAGCTGCCGAATATGGCCGAGACCCTTCGGCCGTTAAAGTATTCACGGGTCTGTCGGTTGTCGTCGGGCGGACCAGGGAGGAAGCCGAGCGCAAGCATGCGGAGTACCTCTCCTATCAGAGCAAAGAAGCGACGCTGTCCAGCTATGCCAATGTCACAGGCATCGACCTGACCCGGCTCGATCCCGATTCCTATTTCGAGAATATTCACACCGAGATGGGTCAGACCCATACCGACCGGTTCACCAAGCACAGCAAGACGAAAAAGACTGTCCGTGAGGTAACAGAAGATTTCCTGGAGAAAGGCTTCCGCGGCTTGACCGTGATTGGCACCCCCGAAGAAGTAGCCGACAAAATGCAATACTGGGTCGAAGAGACTGACCTCGACGGCTTCAATCTGGAGCCTTACATTCTGCCGGCTTCCTATGAGGACTTCATCGATCTGGTCGTCCCGGTATTGCAGCGCCGGGGGTTTTTCAAAGAGGAATATGAGGAAGGCACCTTCAGGGAGCGGCTATTCGGAAAAGGTGCCTCCCGCCTGCCTGATCACCATCCGGGCGCTGAGTTCCGTGACCCCTCGCGGCTAACGCAGGAATAG
- a CDS encoding TetR/AcrR family transcriptional regulator yields the protein MDRRIRKSREAIIEAFILLIAEKNFEQITINEIAERADVSRGTVYLHYTDKYDLLDQCIRTHFVQLIDSCLPCGEQALFPTEAALLYTFQYLDQHASFYAAALANKGVPGFRNRLQAVLLRGFDKQMDMSGINRKMDKGILVQFLAVAMTGMIEQLVTRATPYSAAELAEQVWALMERNQMVPQPQPVHR from the coding sequence ATGGACAGACGGATACGTAAATCGCGGGAAGCTATTATCGAGGCCTTTATCCTGCTGATTGCAGAGAAGAATTTCGAACAAATCACGATCAACGAAATTGCCGAGCGGGCCGATGTAAGCCGGGGTACCGTTTATTTGCATTATACCGACAAATACGATCTGCTGGATCAGTGCATCAGGACGCATTTTGTCCAGTTGATTGACAGCTGTCTGCCGTGCGGCGAGCAGGCGCTTTTCCCTACAGAGGCAGCTCTGCTCTACACGTTCCAGTACCTGGATCAGCATGCTTCCTTCTATGCCGCGGCACTCGCCAACAAAGGGGTTCCTGGGTTCAGAAACCGTCTGCAGGCCGTTCTGCTGCGGGGGTTCGACAAACAGATGGATATGAGCGGGATTAACCGCAAGATGGACAAGGGAATACTGGTGCAATTTCTGGCGGTGGCGATGACGGGTATGATTGAACAGCTGGTTACCCGGGCTACCCCGTACTCAGCAGCAGAGCTGGCAGAACAAGTGTGGGCATTGATGGAACGCAATCAGATGGTGCCGCAGCCACAGCCTGTCCATCGTTGA
- a CDS encoding NADP-dependent oxidoreductase → MNAIVIQNYGNPGVFTQMALTSPAITDTQVLIEVYATTASSADQLVRSGAFKQVQQLRFPHVLGVEVAGVVRQTGSYVSQLKVGDRVMGLSRLGGGYADFVALEENSAVVIPPGLPFQEAAALPASALSAWQSLFQYGKLESGQRILIHAGAGGVGHLAVQMAIQHGAYVIATARAYNHEFVRHLGADEVIDYTTADFAEAAGTVDAVLDMVRDTAVDSDTGIGLTEQKNIRILRDNGRLISLVDPSIAAHPKIRGIEAQFAYIEPNRNDLASIIHQVRENKLKVHVDEIFPFTAQGISEAHDHYDTRKFRGKIVIVRERG, encoded by the coding sequence ATGAATGCTATTGTTATTCAAAATTACGGAAATCCCGGAGTGTTCACACAAATGGCGCTCACTTCCCCCGCCATTACCGATACCCAGGTGCTTATCGAGGTGTACGCCACAACTGCAAGCTCCGCAGACCAGCTGGTCCGCTCAGGCGCATTCAAGCAGGTGCAGCAGCTCCGGTTCCCGCATGTGCTGGGCGTTGAAGTAGCCGGAGTAGTGCGGCAAACTGGAAGCTATGTATCACAGCTGAAGGTTGGCGACCGCGTCATGGGACTCTCCAGATTGGGCGGCGGTTACGCGGACTTCGTAGCTCTGGAAGAGAACTCAGCCGTTGTCATTCCGCCCGGGCTTCCCTTCCAGGAAGCTGCCGCCCTGCCGGCTTCTGCACTGTCGGCCTGGCAATCCTTATTCCAGTATGGCAAGCTGGAATCCGGCCAGCGGATTCTGATTCATGCAGGCGCAGGCGGCGTAGGCCATCTGGCCGTTCAAATGGCCATACAACATGGCGCCTACGTCATTGCCACAGCCCGTGCGTATAATCATGAATTCGTGCGGCACCTCGGGGCAGACGAAGTCATTGACTACACGACGGCTGATTTTGCAGAAGCAGCCGGTACAGTAGATGCCGTGCTGGATATGGTGAGAGACACAGCTGTAGATTCTGATACCGGAATAGGATTAACCGAGCAGAAGAACATCCGGATTCTGCGGGACAACGGCAGGCTGATCTCCCTCGTAGACCCCTCGATCGCTGCTCACCCTAAGATTCGCGGCATCGAAGCCCAATTCGCCTATATAGAGCCAAACCGCAATGATCTGGCCTCCATCATCCACCAGGTCCGCGAGAATAAGCTTAAAGTCCATGTGGATGAAATTTTCCCGTTTACCGCACAGGGAATATCTGAAGCACATGATCATTATGATACCCGGAAGTTCCGGGGAAAGATCGTGATTGTTAGAGAGCGGGGATAA
- a CDS encoding SOS response-associated peptidase encodes MCGRFTITVSLEELITHYLIDDSKIAVLKPNYNVAPMHNIPAVIASDEGKRLGELRWGLVPFWAKDDKIGSKMINARAETVAEKPAFKRLLKSKRCIIPADGFYEWKKDGTSKQPYRILMTDGSIFSFAGLYDTWEDPEGKKVSTCTIITTTPNSLMADIHDRMPVILRPEDEADWLGRDNDDVESLLKLQKPYDAAKMRAYKVPSAVGNVRNNSKELLEDIG; translated from the coding sequence ATGTGTGGACGCTTTACCATCACGGTCTCGCTGGAAGAGTTAATAACTCATTACCTAATCGATGACAGCAAAATAGCCGTTTTGAAACCTAATTATAATGTTGCGCCTATGCATAATATCCCGGCAGTGATCGCCAGTGACGAGGGAAAACGTCTTGGGGAACTTCGCTGGGGGCTGGTGCCCTTCTGGGCCAAAGACGATAAGATCGGCAGTAAGATGATCAATGCCCGTGCGGAGACAGTCGCTGAGAAGCCCGCTTTTAAGCGGCTGCTCAAATCCAAGCGTTGTATTATACCCGCAGACGGATTTTACGAGTGGAAAAAGGACGGCACCAGCAAACAGCCCTACCGTATTCTTATGACAGATGGGAGCATTTTCTCTTTTGCTGGACTGTATGACACCTGGGAAGATCCGGAGGGAAAGAAAGTGAGCACCTGCACGATTATCACCACTACCCCGAACAGTCTGATGGCGGACATACATGACCGCATGCCGGTAATTCTCCGGCCGGAGGATGAAGCTGATTGGCTAGGGAGAGACAATGACGATGTGGAGTCCTTATTAAAACTGCAGAAGCCTTATGATGCAGCGAAAATGAGGGCTTATAAAGTTCCTTCTGCAGTAGGCAACGTACGAAACAACTCTAAGGAATTACTTGAAGACATCGGATAG
- a CDS encoding helix-turn-helix domain-containing protein, which yields MKSEEIFGLVLRTIRKKQKMSQEKLAFQSNLDRTYISMLERGVHQPTLNSLLSLAEALNMKASELVKLVEEEIAKLK from the coding sequence TTGAAATCAGAAGAAATATTTGGGCTAGTACTAAGGACAATTCGAAAGAAACAAAAGATGAGCCAAGAGAAATTAGCCTTCCAAAGTAACCTTGACCGAACTTACATATCTATGCTGGAACGTGGTGTTCACCAGCCTACCCTCAATTCCTTGCTGTCTCTTGCTGAGGCTTTGAACATGAAGGCTTCGGAGTTAGTGAAGCTTGTGGAGGAAGAGATTGCTAAATTGAAATGA
- a CDS encoding DUF6809 family protein, whose translation MRSLIEQLYYGGLHPKEKVKSNDPQYIQLSQKTIEAIESWKDRLSEEEFSELETLLALYAQTHDMELASIFKYGFRLGAGIMVEVLTGEEELASKLSSFPDKFHK comes from the coding sequence ATGAGGAGTCTTATAGAGCAGCTATATTATGGTGGCTTGCATCCAAAGGAGAAAGTTAAATCTAATGACCCGCAATATATTCAGTTAAGCCAGAAAACAATTGAAGCTATTGAATCTTGGAAAGACAGACTCTCTGAGGAGGAATTTAGCGAATTAGAAACGTTATTAGCCTTATATGCCCAAACTCATGACATGGAGTTAGCTTCTATTTTCAAATATGGGTTTCGCCTGGGAGCAGGCATCATGGTAGAGGTCTTAACCGGAGAAGAAGAGCTTGCCAGTAAGTTGAGCAGCTTCCCTGACAAATTCCATAAATAA
- a CDS encoding WGxxGxxG family protein: MNKLITSLACGTVLSMSLLGAGYTSAAAGTTGMGSTAPVTNSTTSDTRMGTMGNMGNMDGRSTPMTNGRGNTMMNQTTGTMHKTETIMKDKIRTGDNSSVSPLNNTTPTGIYRAQSTTTDNNNGSNWGWLGLLGLLGLVGMRSRSGERERH; encoded by the coding sequence TTGAACAAGCTGATTACAAGCCTTGCATGCGGCACAGTATTATCCATGAGTCTGCTCGGAGCCGGATACACATCCGCTGCGGCCGGTACGACAGGCATGGGCAGTACGGCACCCGTTACCAACAGCACAACATCGGATACCCGAATGGGCACTATGGGCAACATGGGGAACATGGATGGCCGGAGCACACCGATGACGAACGGCCGAGGCAATACCATGATGAACCAGACGACAGGCACCATGCATAAAACTGAAACAATCATGAAGGATAAAATCCGTACCGGAGACAACAGCTCCGTCTCCCCGCTGAACAACACTACACCAACCGGCATCTACCGGGCACAGAGCACCACCACTGATAATAATAACGGCTCTAACTGGGGCTGGCTCGGCCTGCTCGGTTTGCTGGGGCTGGTGGGTATGCGCAGCAGAAGCGGTGAGCGGGAACGCCACTAA
- a CDS encoding M15 family metallopeptidase — protein MLTLDQVKSKSAGWLGNLHPVLLAGATELIRRSYARGIPILITQGMRTIAEQNALYAQGRTKKGAIVTNARGGSSYHNYGLAIDFALLLPDGKSVSWDMKRDGDGDKVADWQEVAQEAKKLGFEWGGDWSSFKDYSHLQMSFGLTTTELRAGKHPTVQQVKDALSRINGGDPEVNTDIKVNITLNGQKLTTGVLDNVTTYAPVRAIAEALGAKVTYDPVSKTVNIVKE, from the coding sequence ATGCTGACTTTGGATCAAGTAAAGAGTAAATCAGCAGGGTGGCTGGGCAATCTGCATCCGGTGCTGCTGGCTGGCGCCACAGAGCTGATCCGGCGGAGTTATGCCAGGGGGATTCCGATTCTCATTACCCAGGGAATGCGCACCATTGCCGAACAGAATGCACTATACGCACAAGGGAGAACCAAGAAAGGCGCTATTGTCACCAATGCCAGGGGCGGCAGCAGCTATCACAATTACGGCCTGGCGATTGACTTCGCACTTCTGCTTCCGGATGGCAAAAGCGTTTCCTGGGATATGAAGCGTGACGGAGACGGCGACAAGGTAGCGGATTGGCAGGAGGTCGCACAGGAGGCGAAGAAGCTCGGTTTCGAGTGGGGCGGGGACTGGAGTTCCTTCAAGGACTACTCTCATCTGCAGATGAGCTTCGGACTTACCACCACTGAGCTCCGGGCCGGTAAGCACCCCACAGTTCAGCAGGTGAAGGACGCATTAAGCCGGATTAACGGAGGTGACCCGGAAGTGAATACCGACATTAAAGTAAACATCACTCTGAACGGCCAGAAGCTCACAACCGGCGTGCTGGATAACGTCACCACATATGCTCCTGTACGTGCTATTGCGGAAGCGCTAGGAGCCAAGGTAACTTATGATCCTGTGAGCAAGACAGTGAACATCGTAAAGGAATAA
- a CDS encoding YolD-like family protein, producing the protein MGKKLEGNNLWDSSNRTVLPEQMSVISRGERETWQSVKPVLDEHKLEEIEHTLALSLRSHVRVTIVLFDPLEHKLLSGFVTSIHTHSREIKLQWAEEWKWLNVDDIVEAYIV; encoded by the coding sequence ATGGGCAAGAAGCTGGAGGGCAATAACCTGTGGGACAGCAGCAACCGGACAGTACTGCCGGAGCAGATGAGCGTAATCAGTAGAGGTGAACGGGAGACCTGGCAGAGCGTCAAGCCGGTTCTGGATGAACACAAGCTGGAGGAGATTGAGCATACGCTGGCCTTGTCACTGCGGAGCCATGTGCGGGTAACGATAGTGTTGTTTGACCCTCTTGAGCACAAGCTGCTTAGCGGATTTGTGACCTCCATTCACACCCACTCGCGCGAAATCAAGCTGCAGTGGGCGGAGGAATGGAAGTGGCTGAACGTGGATGATATTGTGGAGGCCTACATCGTCTGA
- a CDS encoding zinc ribbon domain-containing protein, giving the protein MPYCTACGAEYKQGAKFCGECGAGTEDHTPAAARRPAAGRVSGTSPETELWQGKPAGISDRLKGLIGLNTTRYTITSQRIMVKSGLIGKDVEEIELLRVNDFSVTQSIPDRILGIGTLTILSDDASSPQLPFRKIRKVQTVKDVLRQAVRNEKVANNISYREQI; this is encoded by the coding sequence ATGCCTTATTGCACAGCCTGTGGTGCAGAATACAAGCAAGGTGCCAAATTCTGCGGAGAATGCGGAGCAGGAACAGAGGATCACACTCCGGCAGCAGCACGCCGTCCGGCGGCAGGCCGGGTCTCCGGAACAAGCCCGGAAACCGAGCTGTGGCAGGGCAAGCCTGCCGGTATATCCGACCGGCTCAAAGGGCTTATAGGACTTAATACAACCAGATACACCATTACGAGCCAGCGGATTATGGTGAAAAGCGGACTGATCGGCAAGGATGTCGAAGAAATCGAGCTGCTGCGGGTCAATGATTTTTCCGTCACACAGTCAATTCCTGACCGTATTCTAGGCATTGGAACTCTTACCATACTCTCAGATGATGCCTCGTCGCCGCAGCTTCCATTCCGTAAGATACGCAAGGTCCAGACAGTTAAAGACGTGCTGCGCCAAGCCGTCCGCAACGAAAAAGTCGCCAACAACATCAGCTACCGCGAACAAATCTGA
- a CDS encoding glycosyl hydrolase encodes MEQRILRDLLDSASRLVGDVQWQSAFRSVQMAPADAELGLPASKLLRTLYWLQGQGMISGQHDYLESPDEFSVKLKNTGGSYAGLHGYEMGPISNQTVQQISSQRQAVTDSAIRWHQAGGIVTMSYHANLPGTAPAWANVSMSLSEADFSKYITPGTTQYTALITELDKVAVYLKKLNDAGVPVLWRPYHEMNGGWFWWGQKSSFSVLWEIMFERYTVYHKLHNLLWVWSPNAKNQWCDEPAKYYPGSGRVDVLALDIYDADFKGSHHDSLWDLGRGKLIAIGENGELPPVALLAGSQNKWSYQMTWGKLLYEKNSDAVIKAFMKDNFVFTRDEYAAKAAAMDSSSGGIPKPGLYGQYYNNITLSGTPALTRTDASINFIWRQAAPDPAIGADMFSVRWSGRLSAVYSETYSIYTSSDDGIRVWIDGKLIIDSWMKQSGQERQGSVNLIAGKLHGLKVEYYENQGDARAVLMWESPSQVKSVIPAGALYLP; translated from the coding sequence GTGGAGCAGCGCATACTCAGGGATCTGCTGGATTCCGCGTCACGGCTGGTGGGCGATGTACAGTGGCAGTCGGCATTCCGCAGTGTGCAGATGGCCCCCGCGGATGCGGAGCTGGGCCTTCCGGCAAGCAAATTGCTGAGAACTTTATATTGGCTGCAGGGGCAGGGCATGATTAGCGGACAGCATGATTATCTGGAGAGCCCGGATGAATTCAGCGTGAAGCTGAAGAATACCGGCGGAAGTTATGCCGGACTTCACGGCTATGAAATGGGCCCCATCAGCAACCAGACTGTGCAGCAGATCAGCAGCCAGCGGCAGGCCGTCACAGACAGCGCTATCCGCTGGCATCAGGCCGGGGGAATCGTGACGATGAGCTATCATGCCAATCTGCCGGGGACTGCTCCGGCCTGGGCGAATGTCTCGATGAGTCTCAGTGAAGCTGATTTCAGCAAATATATTACTCCCGGAACTACTCAATATACAGCATTAATTACGGAGCTGGACAAAGTAGCCGTGTACCTCAAAAAGCTGAATGATGCCGGTGTACCTGTGCTCTGGAGACCTTACCATGAGATGAACGGCGGCTGGTTCTGGTGGGGGCAGAAATCTTCCTTCAGTGTGCTTTGGGAGATTATGTTCGAGCGGTATACCGTGTATCACAAGCTGCATAATCTGCTCTGGGTATGGAGTCCGAATGCGAAGAACCAGTGGTGCGATGAACCTGCGAAGTATTACCCGGGCAGCGGGAGAGTGGACGTGCTGGCGCTGGATATCTATGACGCTGATTTCAAGGGGAGCCATCATGACAGTCTCTGGGATCTGGGCCGCGGCAAGCTAATCGCCATTGGAGAGAACGGAGAGCTTCCTCCGGTCGCCTTGCTGGCTGGTTCCCAGAACAAATGGAGCTACCAGATGACCTGGGGCAAGCTGCTGTATGAGAAGAACAGTGATGCGGTGATCAAGGCTTTTATGAAGGATAATTTCGTGTTCACCAGAGATGAATATGCAGCGAAGGCGGCAGCAATGGATTCATCATCGGGCGGCATTCCTAAGCCGGGCCTGTATGGCCAGTACTATAATAACATTACGCTCAGCGGTACGCCCGCCCTCACCCGGACGGATGCCAGCATCAACTTCATCTGGAGACAGGCAGCCCCTGATCCGGCTATTGGTGCAGATATGTTCTCGGTACGCTGGAGCGGCAGGCTTAGTGCGGTGTACAGTGAGACTTACAGCATCTATACTTCTTCGGATGATGGCATCCGGGTATGGATTGACGGCAAGCTGATTATTGACAGCTGGATGAAGCAGAGCGGGCAGGAGCGGCAAGGCAGTGTGAATCTAATTGCGGGTAAGCTGCATGGGCTGAAGGTGGAGTATTACGAGAACCAGGGGGATGCGCGGGCCGTGCTGATGTGGGAGAGCCCCAGCCAGGTCAAAAGCGTAATTCCGGCAGGGGCGCTGTATCTTCCTTAA
- a CDS encoding NucA/NucB deoxyribonuclease domain-containing protein has protein sequence MKAKKFITSLIIVVLLSLAAYYFGENGQLPSQTPSSGNSEVVRLEFPSDRYPETARHIQEAIENGESPICTIDRNEAEANRKESLKGVPTKKGYDRDEWPMAMCAEGGAGADIEYITPSDNRGAGSWVGNQLEDFADGTRVEFMFK, from the coding sequence ATGAAAGCCAAAAAATTTATCACCAGTCTCATTATCGTTGTTCTGCTCAGCCTGGCTGCTTACTACTTCGGGGAGAATGGTCAGCTCCCGTCTCAGACGCCGTCTTCCGGCAATTCGGAGGTTGTCCGGCTGGAATTTCCGTCTGACCGTTATCCGGAGACCGCCAGACATATTCAGGAAGCGATTGAGAACGGGGAGTCCCCCATCTGCACGATTGACCGGAATGAAGCCGAAGCGAACCGTAAGGAATCCCTGAAAGGCGTACCTACCAAAAAAGGTTATGACCGCGACGAATGGCCGATGGCGATGTGTGCAGAAGGCGGAGCCGGAGCCGATATTGAATACATAACCCCCAGTGATAACCGCGGGGCAGGAAGCTGGGTCGGCAATCAGCTGGAGGACTTCGCAGACGGTACCCGCGTAGAGTTCATGTTCAAATAG
- a CDS encoding YjfB family protein, protein MDIAALSVVMNQSSLLQAAGLQVMSIAKDQAQTDAQNMVQMLSQSVHPTLGKTLDIRA, encoded by the coding sequence ATGGATATTGCTGCGTTATCGGTTGTCATGAACCAGTCCTCATTATTGCAGGCTGCGGGATTGCAGGTTATGAGTATTGCCAAAGATCAGGCACAGACGGATGCCCAGAATATGGTCCAGATGCTGAGCCAAAGCGTACACCCCACCTTGGGAAAAACACTTGATATTCGCGCCTGA